In Silene latifolia isolate original U9 population chromosome X, ASM4854445v1, whole genome shotgun sequence, the following proteins share a genomic window:
- the LOC141617151 gene encoding uncharacterized protein LOC141617151 has protein sequence MVQPVELEVPSLRILLESQVSEADWVQTRYDSLVMLDERHLNVLYYVELYQKRIERAFNKKVKPRGITEVNLVLKSVRALLPIDPRGNFKPIWAGPYLVKKILSGGVVRLTDLDGNDFTNPTNLDHLKKYYP, from the coding sequence ATGGTTCAACCAGTTGAGCTGGAAGTACCATCCCTAAGGATCCTACTAGAAAGTCAGGTTTCCGAAGCAGATTGGGTTCAAACAAGATATGATTCACTAGTCATGCTCGATGAGCGGCATTTGAACGTATTATACTATGTCGAACTCTACCAGAAAAGGATAGAGAGAGCtttcaacaaaaaggtcaaaccaAGGGGAATTACTGAGGTTAATCTGGttctcaagtcggttagagctttgttaccaattgacccgaggggtaATTTTAAACCAATATGGGCAGGCCCTTATTTGGTAAAGAAGATTTTGTCAGGAGGCGTTGTTCGATTAACAGATTTGGATGGGAATGACTTCACAAATCCTACAAATTTGGACCacctgaagaaatactatccttga